The following proteins are encoded in a genomic region of Opitutus sp.:
- a CDS encoding MarR family transcriptional regulator: MQRLVLKDLPRYECLVAASKQFPDLNPSACEAFMHLIRASDEVCRVMNGHFAAHDITQGRFLVMMLLLEKKDTECPRPSTPAALAELASVSRATITGLLDTLERDGFVRREPDAADRRQISVYLTPAGQSFMHGLLPTHFQLINGLMGNLNEAERKTLVNLLHKIVERTNPDSPAGDPAPR; the protein is encoded by the coding sequence ATGCAACGCCTCGTTCTCAAAGACCTGCCCCGCTACGAGTGCCTGGTGGCGGCGTCCAAGCAGTTCCCCGACCTCAATCCCTCGGCTTGCGAGGCGTTCATGCACCTGATTCGGGCCAGCGACGAGGTTTGTCGGGTGATGAACGGGCATTTTGCCGCACACGATATCACCCAGGGGCGTTTTTTGGTGATGATGCTCTTGCTGGAGAAAAAGGACACCGAGTGCCCGCGCCCCAGCACGCCGGCCGCGTTGGCCGAGCTCGCCTCCGTCTCACGCGCCACCATCACGGGCCTGCTCGACACCCTCGAACGCGACGGCTTTGTCCGCCGCGAGCCCGATGCGGCCGACCGCCGCCAAATCTCGGTCTACCTCACCCCGGCGGGCCAGTCCTTCATGCACGGCCTACTGCCCACCCACTTTCAGCTCATCAACGGCCTGATGGGCAACTTGAACGAGGCGGAGCGCAAAACCCTCGTTAACCTGCTCCACAAAATCGTCGAGCGCACCAACCCCGATTCTCCCGCCGGCGACCCCGCCCCACGCTGA
- a CDS encoding efflux RND transporter periplasmic adaptor subunit produces the protein MIKKIAFTCLALLLVLGAIAGVKALQIRALIASGKTMVPPPDAVTTAVVRAETWETTLNAIGSFAAVQGVTLSAEVAGTVSKIDFESGASVAAGAVLVELDTSVEQAQLRSAEATAELARLNLTRARELRLQNTNSQADLDSADAQAKQAAAQADNLRAILAKKLIAAPFTGRAGIRLVNVGQFLPVGTPIVSIQALDPIFLNLSLPQQQLGQVSEGLTARVVTDAYPGQLFEGKVTAINPDLDPTTRSVKLQVTLPNADSRLRPGMFGTVSIVLPVTAPVIIIPATAVLYAPYGDTVFVVEEKKNEATGETQQVVRQQFVRLGTARGDFVAVTSGLKVGDTVVSAGVFKLRNGSTVSVKNEFAPNAQLAPKPSDS, from the coding sequence ATGATCAAGAAAATCGCCTTCACCTGCCTGGCTCTGCTGCTCGTTCTCGGCGCCATCGCCGGCGTCAAAGCCCTGCAGATCCGCGCCCTCATCGCCTCCGGCAAAACCATGGTGCCGCCACCCGATGCCGTGACCACCGCCGTCGTCCGCGCGGAGACCTGGGAGACCACCCTCAACGCGATCGGCTCATTCGCCGCCGTGCAGGGCGTGACGCTGAGCGCCGAAGTCGCCGGCACCGTCAGCAAGATCGACTTCGAATCCGGTGCCAGCGTCGCCGCCGGCGCCGTGCTCGTCGAACTCGACACCTCGGTCGAGCAGGCCCAACTGCGCTCCGCCGAGGCCACCGCCGAACTCGCCCGTCTTAACCTCACCCGTGCCCGTGAACTGCGCCTGCAGAACACCAATTCGCAAGCCGACCTCGACTCCGCCGACGCCCAGGCCAAACAGGCCGCCGCCCAGGCCGATAACCTCCGCGCGATCCTCGCCAAAAAACTCATCGCCGCCCCCTTCACCGGTCGAGCCGGCATCCGTTTGGTTAACGTCGGCCAATTCCTCCCCGTGGGCACTCCGATCGTTTCGATTCAGGCGCTCGACCCGATTTTCCTCAATCTGTCCCTGCCGCAGCAGCAACTCGGGCAAGTCTCCGAGGGACTGACCGCTCGCGTCGTCACCGACGCCTATCCCGGCCAGCTTTTTGAAGGCAAGGTCACCGCGATCAACCCCGACCTCGATCCCACCACCCGCAGCGTGAAGCTCCAGGTCACCCTGCCCAACGCCGATTCGCGCCTGCGCCCGGGCATGTTTGGCACCGTTTCGATCGTGCTGCCGGTGACCGCGCCGGTCATCATTATCCCCGCCACCGCCGTGCTGTATGCGCCCTACGGCGACACGGTTTTTGTCGTCGAAGAGAAGAAAAACGAGGCCACCGGCGAAACCCAGCAAGTCGTGCGCCAGCAGTTCGTGCGCTTGGGCACGGCGCGCGGCGACTTCGTGGCTGTAACCTCCGGCCTCAAAGTCGGCGACACCGTGGTGAGCGCGGGCGTTTTCAAACTGCGCAACGGCTCGACGGTTTCCGTCAAAAACGAGTTCGCCCCCAACGCCCAGCTCGCCCCCAAGCCTTCCGATTCCTGA
- a CDS encoding efflux RND transporter permease subunit, with product MKSFTDIFIRKPVLAIVINLVIIIAGLQAYRSLNVRQYPRSENASVTVTTAYVGASAELVRGFITTPLERAIAECDGIDYVQSNSAQSVSTITARLKLNYDANKALSEISSKVNKVRGDLPPEAELPVINIISADSQFAAAYLNFRSDVLQQNEITDYLVRVVQPRLTAVPGVQRAEVLGARTFAMRIWLKPERMAALNLSPAQVRSALAKNNYLAAVGQTKGALIQVNLTANTDLRSVEEFKQLVVLESGGTIVRLQDIADVVLGAEDYETEVRFSGQTAVFMGIFVLPNANSIDVIKRIRTEMVGIAKDLPTGLENRVAYDSTAYINDAIHDVVKTLVETLLIVVIVIFLFLGSFRSVLVPVVAIPVSLIGAIFLMQAFGFTINLLTLLAVVLAVGLVVDDAIVVVENVERHIGEGKTPLDAALLGARELVGPVIAMTITLAAVYAPIGLQGGLTGALFREFAFTLAGAVTISGVVALTLSPMMSAKLLTADIEHQGLPAKINAGFEHLKRGYARLLDGTLGNRPYVYAVWIFVSLLALPLFKMSPTELAPAEDQGVIFGIMNTGANNTLDQTSLYAAAAGKEFRSLPETDFTFQITRPTSGFGGLVVKPWTERDRSVFKMIPEVQQKLGAVPGIQMFAVTPPALPGGGQFPVEFYIASTAPSDQVLTFAQELQKRAIASKKFAFPPIIDVKVDQPQSEIVIDRDKVAALGLNLTQIGADVSAAVGGNFVNRFNIDGRSYKVIPQIKRVDRLTAEQIKDLHVTGPGGKLIPLSTVAEIKNSTVPRTLNRFQQLNAVSLSGVCIVPLDEALRFLEDEAAKILPKGYVIDYTGESRQLRAEGNKFLPSLGLAVVLIFLVLAAQFNSFRDPFVILFGSVPLAMFGALLFTFLKMPNPNLPFWTDGWTTTMNIYAQIGLVTLVGLVAKNGILIVEFANQLQAQGRSKLQAVRESSITRLRPILMTSVATVVGHFPLTLVSGPGASARNSIGLVLVGGMTIGTLFTLFIVPSLYVLLAKDHKAKPSIPPAPGVQPQPVPAK from the coding sequence ATGAAATCTTTTACCGACATCTTCATCCGCAAGCCCGTGCTGGCGATCGTGATCAACCTGGTGATCATCATCGCCGGTTTGCAGGCCTATCGTTCGCTCAACGTGCGCCAGTATCCGCGCAGCGAGAACGCCTCGGTCACCGTCACCACCGCCTACGTGGGCGCGAGCGCCGAGCTGGTGCGCGGGTTCATCACCACGCCGCTGGAGCGCGCCATCGCCGAGTGCGACGGCATCGACTACGTCCAGTCCAACAGCGCCCAGAGCGTTTCCACGATCACCGCCCGCCTGAAACTCAACTACGACGCCAACAAGGCGCTCTCCGAGATTAGCAGCAAGGTGAACAAGGTCCGAGGCGACCTGCCGCCCGAGGCCGAGTTGCCCGTCATTAACATCATCTCGGCCGACAGCCAATTCGCCGCCGCCTACCTCAACTTCCGCTCGGACGTCCTCCAGCAAAACGAGATCACCGACTACTTGGTGCGCGTGGTGCAGCCACGCTTGACTGCCGTGCCCGGCGTGCAACGCGCCGAGGTGCTCGGCGCGCGCACCTTTGCCATGCGCATCTGGCTCAAACCCGAGCGCATGGCCGCCCTCAACCTCAGCCCAGCGCAGGTCCGCTCCGCGCTGGCAAAAAACAATTACCTAGCCGCCGTCGGCCAGACCAAGGGCGCACTCATACAGGTCAATCTCACTGCCAACACCGACCTGCGTTCGGTCGAGGAATTCAAACAACTCGTTGTATTGGAATCGGGGGGTACCATCGTGCGCTTGCAGGACATCGCCGACGTCGTCCTCGGCGCCGAGGACTACGAAACCGAGGTGCGCTTCTCCGGTCAGACCGCCGTGTTCATGGGCATTTTTGTGCTGCCCAACGCCAACTCGATCGACGTGATCAAACGCATCCGCACCGAGATGGTCGGCATAGCCAAAGACCTGCCCACCGGCTTGGAAAACCGCGTCGCCTACGACTCCACCGCCTACATCAACGACGCCATTCACGACGTGGTCAAAACCCTCGTGGAAACCCTCTTAATTGTCGTCATCGTCATCTTCCTGTTCCTCGGCTCATTCCGCTCGGTGCTCGTGCCGGTGGTGGCCATTCCGGTGTCACTGATTGGCGCGATTTTTCTTATGCAGGCCTTCGGCTTCACCATCAACTTGCTGACCCTCCTCGCGGTGGTGCTGGCGGTCGGTCTGGTGGTCGACGACGCCATCGTGGTAGTGGAAAACGTCGAACGTCACATCGGCGAGGGTAAAACCCCGCTCGATGCCGCGCTGCTCGGCGCACGCGAATTGGTCGGCCCGGTCATCGCCATGACCATCACCTTGGCGGCGGTTTACGCCCCCATCGGCCTGCAAGGTGGTCTCACCGGCGCGTTGTTCCGTGAGTTCGCCTTCACCCTAGCCGGCGCCGTCACGATCTCCGGCGTGGTTGCGCTGACCCTTTCGCCGATGATGTCGGCCAAATTGCTCACCGCCGACATCGAGCACCAGGGTTTGCCGGCCAAGATCAACGCCGGTTTTGAGCACCTCAAACGCGGTTACGCCCGCCTGCTCGACGGCACGCTGGGCAACCGCCCCTACGTTTATGCGGTGTGGATTTTCGTGAGTTTGCTCGCGCTGCCGCTGTTTAAAATGTCGCCCACCGAACTGGCCCCGGCTGAGGACCAAGGCGTTATTTTCGGCATCATGAACACCGGTGCCAACAACACCCTCGACCAAACCAGCCTCTACGCCGCCGCCGCCGGAAAAGAGTTCCGCAGCCTACCCGAGACCGACTTCACCTTCCAAATCACCCGGCCGACCTCCGGCTTCGGCGGCCTCGTGGTAAAACCCTGGACCGAGCGCGACCGCAGCGTGTTTAAGATGATCCCCGAGGTGCAGCAAAAGCTGGGTGCCGTTCCCGGCATCCAGATGTTTGCGGTGACCCCGCCCGCGCTGCCAGGCGGCGGCCAATTCCCGGTCGAGTTCTACATCGCCTCCACCGCGCCCAGCGACCAAGTGCTCACCTTCGCCCAGGAGCTGCAAAAGCGCGCCATCGCCAGCAAGAAGTTCGCCTTCCCGCCGATTATCGACGTCAAGGTGGACCAACCCCAGTCCGAGATCGTGATCGACCGTGACAAGGTCGCCGCGCTCGGCCTGAACCTCACCCAAATCGGTGCCGACGTGAGCGCGGCGGTGGGCGGCAACTTTGTTAACCGCTTCAACATCGACGGTCGCAGTTACAAAGTGATCCCGCAGATCAAACGCGTTGACCGGCTCACCGCCGAGCAGATCAAGGATCTCCACGTGACCGGCCCGGGCGGAAAACTCATCCCGCTGAGCACGGTGGCCGAGATCAAAAACAGCACGGTGCCGCGCACGCTCAACCGCTTCCAGCAGCTCAACGCCGTGTCGCTGTCCGGAGTGTGCATCGTGCCGCTCGACGAGGCGCTGCGCTTCCTCGAAGACGAGGCCGCCAAGATCCTGCCCAAGGGCTATGTCATCGACTACACGGGCGAGTCCCGCCAACTGCGCGCCGAGGGCAACAAGTTCCTGCCCTCGCTCGGTCTGGCCGTGGTGCTGATTTTCCTCGTGCTGGCCGCGCAGTTTAACTCCTTCCGCGACCCGTTCGTGATCCTGTTCGGCTCGGTGCCGCTGGCGATGTTTGGCGCGTTGCTCTTCACCTTCCTAAAAATGCCCAACCCTAACTTGCCGTTCTGGACCGACGGCTGGACCACCACGATGAACATCTACGCCCAGATCGGCCTGGTGACCCTGGTCGGTTTGGTTGCCAAAAACGGCATCCTGATCGTCGAGTTTGCCAACCAGCTGCAAGCCCAGGGCCGCAGCAAATTACAAGCGGTGCGCGAGTCGTCGATCACCCGTTTGCGCCCCATCCTGATGACTTCGGTGGCGACCGTGGTCGGTCACTTCCCGCTGACCTTGGTGAGCGGCCCGGGCGCATCGGCGCGTAACTCAATAGGCCTGGTGCTGGTCGGCGGTATGACCATCGGCACGCTGTTCACGTTGTTCATCGTGCCCTCGCTCTACGTCCTGCTCGCCAAAGACCACAAAGCCAAGCCCTCCATCCCACCCGCTCCGGGCGTGCAGCCGCAGCCCGTTCCCGCCAAGTAA
- a CDS encoding transposase, whose translation MPRKLRLEEAGGLYHVINRGNYRHPVFNSVGAASAFEQTLWSTLRRFEWHLHGYTLMPNHFHLAVETPMANLSAGMHWLECTYATRFNRFRSECGHVFQGRFQALRIENSAALARVVDYIHLNPVRAKLISVADLDGFRWSSLRRFVDGNRPPGLIADLLLGQWDLPDTVASWAQYVQRLQTLAGDEAEQKRLGFDQFCRGWAIGTTGWKRALAKELKNTSLIGLAQSEAGALREARWLAVLDDALTTEGKSINDLTPLPPQACDQIWRLAIAAKLHASGAPYAWLAGTLGFPNPHSLKVKLFRLHLVSM comes from the coding sequence ATGCCAAGGAAATTAAGATTGGAAGAGGCCGGGGGATTGTACCACGTCATCAATCGGGGGAACTACCGGCACCCTGTTTTTAATTCCGTCGGAGCGGCCTCGGCCTTTGAACAAACGCTCTGGTCCACCCTCCGCCGGTTCGAGTGGCACTTGCATGGCTATACCCTTATGCCCAATCACTTCCACTTGGCCGTGGAGACTCCCATGGCCAATCTTTCCGCTGGTATGCATTGGCTCGAATGCACCTACGCCACGCGCTTTAATCGGTTTCGGTCCGAATGCGGACATGTGTTTCAGGGCCGGTTTCAGGCCCTGCGCATCGAAAACAGTGCCGCCTTGGCGCGGGTCGTGGATTACATTCACCTCAACCCTGTGAGGGCCAAACTCATATCGGTAGCTGACTTGGATGGGTTTCGCTGGAGCAGTTTGCGCCGGTTTGTGGACGGGAATCGCCCTCCCGGCTTGATCGCCGATTTGTTGCTCGGCCAGTGGGATTTGCCCGATACCGTCGCCAGCTGGGCGCAGTATGTGCAGCGTTTGCAGACTTTGGCGGGGGATGAGGCCGAACAAAAACGCCTCGGATTTGATCAATTCTGCCGAGGCTGGGCTATTGGCACAACCGGCTGGAAGCGGGCCCTGGCCAAGGAATTGAAAAACACTTCGCTGATTGGTCTGGCCCAATCCGAAGCCGGCGCCCTGCGAGAGGCCCGCTGGCTGGCCGTACTCGACGACGCGCTCACCACCGAGGGCAAATCCATCAACGATCTGACTCCTCTGCCCCCGCAGGCTTGCGACCAAATCTGGCGCCTGGCCATCGCAGCTAAACTCCATGCCTCCGGCGCTCCCTACGCTTGGCTCGCAGGAACCCTTGGGTTTCCCAACCCTCACTCCCTCAAGGTTAAACTCTTTCGCCTTCATCTTGTATCCATGTAA
- a CDS encoding WecB/TagA/CpsF family glycosyltransferase — MRNPTSARLLGIHFFTGSVAVAVERVIDQSNAFQRTTSGAPPRTPAAVLAGTHEQRGSAVAGAAVLTAPSGTEGAFPSMLVVAPSAPGLAADLVKSASYREALTTADLAITDSGFMVLLWRAFTGVKLPRLSGLKFMVAVLARPELKQPGAVFWVMPSSEEDQRNRAWLVSKGFPVTEADVYLAPHYPLGAIQDAELLRRIEARKPRVVMLAIGGGVQERLGLMLRAQLQVPTSILCLGAAIAFLSGGQANIPPWADRMVLGWLLRLASNPRKFWRRYWEALALVSLLWRHRDRLPPLAAPKRAR, encoded by the coding sequence ATGCGCAACCCGACCTCAGCCCGCTTGCTTGGCATCCATTTCTTTACCGGCTCCGTCGCGGTAGCCGTCGAGCGGGTCATCGACCAGTCCAACGCCTTTCAGCGCACTACCTCGGGCGCCCCCCCGCGCACTCCCGCAGCGGTACTCGCCGGCACCCATGAGCAGCGCGGAAGCGCTGTAGCCGGCGCCGCCGTACTGACCGCCCCCAGCGGCACCGAGGGCGCGTTCCCCTCGATGCTCGTCGTCGCCCCATCCGCGCCAGGCTTGGCGGCCGATTTGGTCAAATCCGCCTCCTATCGCGAGGCCCTGACCACGGCCGACCTGGCCATCACCGATTCCGGCTTCATGGTCCTGCTCTGGCGCGCGTTTACGGGTGTAAAGCTCCCGCGGCTCTCCGGGCTTAAATTCATGGTCGCCGTGCTCGCCCGGCCCGAACTCAAGCAGCCGGGTGCCGTCTTTTGGGTAATGCCCTCGTCCGAGGAGGATCAACGCAATCGCGCTTGGCTCGTCAGCAAGGGTTTTCCCGTGACTGAGGCCGACGTTTACCTCGCCCCGCACTATCCACTCGGGGCCATTCAGGATGCCGAGTTGCTTCGCCGCATCGAGGCGCGCAAACCGCGTGTCGTGATGCTAGCAATCGGTGGCGGCGTCCAGGAGCGACTCGGGCTGATGTTGCGAGCCCAACTCCAGGTGCCGACATCCATCCTCTGCCTCGGTGCAGCCATCGCGTTTCTCTCCGGAGGACAGGCCAATATCCCGCCTTGGGCCGACCGCATGGTGCTTGGCTGGCTACTACGTTTGGCGTCCAACCCGCGTAAATTCTGGCGGCGTTACTGGGAGGCGCTCGCGTTGGTTTCGCTGCTGTGGCGGCACCGCGACCGCCTGCCGCCGTTGGCTGCGCCGAAGCGCGCCCGCTAA
- a CDS encoding transposase: MATKFVIIDRRTPLLLPPDLRDWVKPDHLVHFVIDAVDLIDVSSVSVNQRGSGSAQYPPSMLLSLLTYSYATGVFSSRQIERTTYENVAVRLLCADTHPDHDTICTFRRENRKLVQKAFAQLLQMSAACGVLKIGNVTVAVDGTKILANASKHSAVSYAHAVKTMEVLDLEIAELLRKADAADAIPLQDGLTIPAEIQRREERKATLAKAKAEIEARAHLRFQAEQAEYEAKMAKRSASEADTGKKPRGPVPVQPDPTPGTKDQVNLTDEVSRIMKTGNGFQQCYNAQAGADTDSRLIVGARVCNAPNDKQQLEPNLAAIAQHIEVANVLIDSGFVSEAAVTKAESAPDATTTGVTVYAAMKREPHGRTIAQLEQHEDPPQPGPEASFAERMIHRTATAAGRALYKLRQETIEPIFGIIKEALGFRRFLMRGLEKVSLEWELVCLAYNFKRLHRLNAKLRPA; encoded by the coding sequence ATGGCAACCAAGTTCGTTATAATTGATCGGCGCACTCCGTTACTGCTGCCGCCCGACCTGCGGGATTGGGTGAAGCCGGATCACTTGGTGCATTTTGTCATCGATGCGGTTGACTTGATCGACGTCAGTTCGGTGTCCGTAAATCAGCGTGGGAGCGGCAGTGCGCAATACCCGCCGTCGATGCTCCTGAGTTTACTGACTTACAGTTACGCGACGGGAGTTTTTTCCAGCCGCCAAATTGAGCGCACGACCTATGAAAACGTGGCAGTGCGCCTGCTCTGTGCCGACACGCACCCCGACCACGATACGATTTGCACGTTCCGCCGGGAGAACCGGAAATTGGTGCAAAAAGCTTTTGCTCAATTACTTCAGATGTCTGCGGCGTGCGGAGTGTTAAAGATCGGCAACGTCACGGTGGCCGTCGATGGCACCAAAATACTTGCCAACGCCAGCAAGCACTCGGCGGTGAGTTATGCCCATGCGGTTAAGACGATGGAAGTCCTTGATCTGGAAATCGCTGAACTGTTGCGCAAAGCCGACGCTGCGGACGCGATCCCGCTGCAAGACGGGTTGACGATCCCCGCAGAGATCCAGCGGCGCGAGGAGCGCAAGGCGACGTTGGCCAAGGCCAAGGCGGAAATCGAGGCCCGGGCGCATCTGCGGTTTCAGGCGGAACAAGCTGAGTATGAAGCTAAAATGGCAAAACGCTCCGCGTCCGAAGCCGACACGGGTAAAAAACCGCGTGGCCCAGTTCCCGTTCAGCCCGACCCCACTCCGGGCACGAAAGACCAGGTCAACCTGACCGATGAAGTCAGCCGGATTATGAAAACGGGCAACGGCTTCCAGCAGTGTTATAATGCACAAGCCGGGGCCGACACCGACTCGCGCCTGATCGTCGGTGCGCGGGTCTGTAATGCGCCCAATGATAAACAGCAGCTTGAGCCAAACCTGGCGGCCATCGCGCAACATATTGAGGTGGCGAACGTACTGATTGACAGTGGTTTTGTGAGTGAAGCGGCGGTGACAAAGGCCGAGTCCGCACCGGACGCAACCACAACGGGCGTAACTGTATATGCAGCGATGAAACGGGAGCCGCATGGCCGCACGATCGCCCAACTCGAACAGCACGAAGACCCGCCGCAACCGGGCCCCGAGGCGAGCTTCGCCGAACGCATGATCCACCGCACCGCTACGGCCGCCGGACGAGCGTTATATAAACTACGGCAAGAAACCATTGAACCGATTTTTGGTATTATAAAAGAGGCGCTCGGCTTCCGACGTTTTTTAATGCGCGGACTGGAAAAAGTATCCCTCGAATGGGAGCTGGTGTGCCTGGCCTACAACTTTAAGCGTCTTCATCGCCTCAACGCCAAACTGCGGCCGGCCTAA
- a CDS encoding TolC family protein — MKSSSFLALLAPAALLIGGTAQLDAQPAAAPVETVSPAPDVPPRLDLRNAIAYALENNYSIQQARERIKEQEGLIVEVKAKTIPQLGLGSSYKKKDQELVQGGGSDQDWSIALEARQVLYAGGGISAALEAQKVSREAALLDLKATINNALLEVRTRYYDVLLAREQITVQEQNVQLLRQQLQNAKNRFEAGTISNFEVLRAEVELANAQPEFIKARNRKRTSVDQLRQAIGYTNTTPENLHKTPEFLGTLDFQPVSYDLQKSLDAARTNRPDLLRLDRLAKAREAGVRIEQAGNRPTVDLIGGYQVVKKISSNSFNDSPEGWVVGVQSNWAIFDGRATAGKVAQARSRLRQSQLSAREQELAVEVQVRTALSSLQEAAELAEAAQKVVAQAEESLRLADARYAAGSATQLDVLQARVSLTQSRTNQLAANYSYNVALATVRRALGEPDAYAPEAAQ; from the coding sequence ATGAAAAGCTCCTCGTTCCTCGCGCTTCTAGCTCCCGCCGCTCTGTTGATCGGCGGCACGGCCCAGTTAGACGCTCAGCCGGCGGCCGCACCGGTTGAGACCGTTAGCCCAGCGCCCGACGTCCCCCCACGCCTCGATCTGCGCAACGCCATCGCCTACGCACTGGAGAACAATTACTCCATTCAACAGGCCCGCGAGCGCATCAAGGAGCAGGAAGGCCTAATCGTTGAAGTGAAGGCCAAGACCATTCCCCAACTCGGCCTGGGCAGTTCGTATAAGAAAAAGGATCAGGAGCTCGTCCAAGGTGGTGGCAGCGACCAGGACTGGAGCATCGCGCTCGAAGCCCGCCAGGTGCTCTACGCCGGCGGCGGCATCTCGGCGGCGCTCGAAGCCCAAAAGGTCAGCCGCGAAGCGGCCCTGCTCGACCTCAAAGCCACGATTAACAACGCGCTGCTGGAGGTGCGCACCCGTTACTACGACGTGCTGCTGGCCCGTGAGCAGATCACGGTGCAGGAGCAGAACGTCCAACTACTCCGCCAGCAGTTGCAGAACGCCAAAAACCGTTTCGAGGCAGGCACCATTTCCAACTTTGAGGTTCTCCGCGCCGAGGTGGAATTGGCCAACGCCCAGCCCGAGTTCATCAAGGCGCGCAACCGCAAGCGCACCTCGGTCGACCAACTCCGCCAAGCCATCGGCTACACCAACACCACGCCGGAAAACCTACACAAAACCCCCGAGTTTTTGGGCACCTTGGACTTCCAGCCCGTGAGCTATGATTTGCAAAAATCCCTCGACGCCGCGCGCACCAACCGCCCCGACCTACTGCGGCTCGATCGTCTGGCCAAGGCCCGTGAGGCCGGCGTGCGTATCGAGCAGGCCGGTAACCGCCCGACGGTCGACCTGATCGGCGGCTACCAGGTGGTTAAAAAAATAAGCTCGAACAGTTTTAACGACTCGCCCGAAGGCTGGGTTGTCGGCGTGCAGTCGAACTGGGCGATTTTTGACGGCCGGGCCACGGCGGGCAAAGTCGCACAGGCGCGCTCCCGCCTGCGCCAGTCGCAGTTGAGCGCGCGCGAGCAAGAGCTCGCCGTCGAGGTCCAGGTGCGCACCGCGCTGTCCTCGTTACAGGAAGCCGCCGAGTTGGCCGAAGCCGCCCAGAAGGTCGTCGCCCAAGCCGAGGAGTCGCTGCGCCTGGCTGATGCGCGCTATGCAGCCGGCAGCGCCACCCAGCTCGACGTGTTGCAGGCCCGCGTCTCGCTGACCCAGTCGCGCACCAACCAGTTGGCGGCCAATTACAGTTACAACGTTGCCCTGGCCACCGTGCGCCGCGCCCTCGGCGAACCCGACGCCTACGCGCCGGAAGCAGCCCAGTGA